The Coleofasciculus sp. FACHB-1120 region TGGTGCGATCTCCAAGTGTATGGGCGATCGCGAGGCGTCTACTCTTTCGGCTATACCGCTACTCGCTGGCGGTATTATTTCCCTCGGCGACGAAGTTTCGGGTTCGACACTGGGGCGTTGTTGAGGGAGTTGTTGAGCTTCCGGCTTGTCCTGACGAACCTCTATCGCAAACTGATCCTGAGGGGAAGGTTGAGGTGACGGCTTGATGATTTTATTGACGATAAGCGCCGTTAAGGTAACGATAGCGATGCAGGTAAGTTGCTGAGTGAATAATCCGGTTGGTTTTTCTTTTTCTTTCCAGTCTGCCAAGGTTGAACTCCTTCCCTTACCCCTTGATAATTTTTGAGTTTTTAATGATTACAAAACCTAGTTATTGTTCTTGACTCACCCCCCTAAATCTCCCTTTTTTCGGCAGCCAGCAACTCTTCAATAACCGCACAAAACTATACAATAGAGCTGCCGAAGATTACAAATTATTTAAAATATAGAATCTTTTAAACAAACAAGCTATGGTTTGGTTTATATAAAATTTCTTCATAAAAAAATGCGATAATTTGTGCAGCACTTCCATGAAGTTTTAAATACTTTATTCCGGTAAAAAGTAGGGCACTTTGCTGGTAGACAAAATAGTAGCACTATCTGCTAAAAAAACGGCAGAGGACACAGAAGAATTATCATGACAGAGAGCAAGATTCGGACAAAAAACCTCAAAATTGCCAATGGCGATCTAGAAATTGCGGCTTACCTGGCAATGCCGGAAGGGGAGGGGTCTTTTCCCGGTATTGTGGTGTTGCAGGAAATTTTTGGGGTGAATGCCCACATCCGGGAGGTAACGGAACGAATTGCCAAGGAAGGCTATGTAGCGATCGCGCCAGCAATCTTTCAACGCCAAGCACCGGGTTTTGAAACCGGCTACACTCCAGAAGACATTCAAATTGGCAGACAGTACAAAGACCAAACTCAAGCCTCAGAACTACTCGGCGATATCCAGGCGGCAATTAATTACCTCAAAGCCTTGCCCGAAGTAAAACCTGTCTTTGGCTGCATCGGCTTCTGCTTTGGGGGTCACGTTGCTTACCTCGCCGCTACTTTACCCGATATCAAAGCCACAGCATCATTCTACGGTGCTGGCGTTGCCACGAACACTCCCGGCGGCGGCGAACCAACCATCGCACGCACAAAAGACATCAAAGGCACGCTTTACGCCTTTTTCGGCATGGAGGACGCTAGCATCCCCGTCGAACAGGTAGATCAAATTGAAGCGGAGCTAGAGAAACACCACATTCCCCATCGTGTCTTTCGCTACGATGGAGCTGAACACGGGTTTTTCTGCGACCATCGCGCCAGTTACAATGACACCACAGCCGCCGATGCCTGGAAGCAGGTAAAACAGCTGTTTGAACACGAACTTCAAGCGGCATAAATTTTTTCCCACACTAGCAATCAGCGAGTTGGGAATTACTTTTTTTCAATCAACTAAGTTGTCATGAATTCCAAATCGACCTCTTCTCAAGATGCAAAATCCTCATTTTCTATGGACGATTTTGCCAAAGCTCTCGAACAACACGACTACCAATTTCACAAGGGGCAAGTCGTGCGCGGTAAAGTGGAAACCCACGAAAGTGATGGTGCCTATGTAGACATTGGCGGCAAGTCTTTGGCTTTTTTACCTGTTGATGAGGCGTCGTTGAGACGGGTAACAGATTTATCGATTGTGCTGCCGTTGCAGGAAGAACGGGATTTCCTGATTATCCGAGAGCAAGATGCAGATGGTCAGGTGACGCTTTCAGTGCGGCAAATGGAGATCAAGCAGGCGTGGGATAACCTGGCTGATATGCAGGAAGCGAATCAAACAGTGCAAGCCCGTGTCACTGGCATCAATAAGGGGGGCGTTACGGTAGAAGTGCAGGGGTTGCGGGGGTTTATTCCGCGATCGCACTTGGTGGAACGCGATAACCTGGAGTCCCTGGTTGGTGAAAAGCTAACGGCTAGCTTTTTGGAGGTTTCTGCTGACACGAACAAACTGGTGCTTTCTCAACGGCAAGCGACTCGTTCTGTTGCCATCACTCAGATAGAAGTTGGGCAGTTAGTCGAAGGGAAAATTACTGGGGTGAAGCCCTTCGGTGTGTTTGTTGATTTGGATGGAATTACTGGTTTGCTGCATATTAAACAAGTAAGCCAAACCTACATCGAATCTCTAGCATCATTATTTCAGGTGGGTCAAGTAATCAAAGCGTTGATTGTTGATATCGATGAAGGTAAAGGTCGGGTTTCTTTGTCTACCAGAGTCTTAGAAAATCATCCAGGAGAAGTGCTGGAAAATATGGCTGAGGTAATGGAATCAGCTGAGTCGCGTTCTGAACGGGCGAGGAAAAATCTCACCAGATAGGTGTTTGGAAGATAAGAAGCGATCGCACTTGGGAATCAAGAGTGCGATCGCTTTTGATTTGAAGGATGCGATCGCGTCTTTGTTGATGTCATAAGGCGATCGCATAATAATCTAACGGGGTTTTCCCCGCACCCTGAAGCCAGCGTGCATCGGGTTTCCATGCACCATTGAGTTCTTCGCGGCGGCGAGTGTAAACGGTGAGTTGGTTGTCTTCAAATTTCAGCAGGTTGTACTGAAGGGGATAACCAGGCACCCACTCGCGTACAGGTGCGCCAAAGGTTCCGGCACAAATCCGGTCTAATTTTCGCCCGTCGCTACTCATGTCGTAGCGGAAGAGGCTGGTTTCGGCTTTGTGGATGTGTCCATGCAGGAAGAGGCGGAATCCATTGACGGCGAGTTGTTCTAGGAATCCTTGGTCGGTGATGCGGTCTGAGTAAGCACTATCGAGGGGATGGTGCCAAACGGCGATTTTCAGGCAATTTTTGTAGTCTAGGTTGCGGCGAATTTGGGTGAGGGCGTTGCTGAGGGCGTTCGTGTTGATGCTGGCGCGGGTTTTGTAGTGGTGGTCGAGTTCCCAAGCGGAGTTTAGACCCAAGATGAGCAGGTTTTGTTCTGGTAGGTGGTCTAGGGTATATTGCTGGTCGTATTCGAGGGGATAGGGGTTTTGTTTGATGGTTTTATAGAAAGAGCTGAAGTGGGCAAAGCGCTGTTTATATTCGGTTTCGTCGCGAACACCGATGACGCTTGCACTCTCTTCAATGTAGTGACCATCAATAAGTTGTCCGTCGTAGTCTTCGCGGTAAACGGGTTTGTATGCTTTTTTTGCGAGTTTCCAGTTGAGGTCGTGGTTGCCGGGAACGAGGATAATTTGCTCTGGGTTTAGGGGCAAGTCTTGGCGAAGGTTGTCGAGAAATTGTGCGGCGGCTTTGTATTCGTCGTCTGTCGAGTAGTTGGCGATGTCGCCAGAGAGGATGAGGGCGTCTAGGTGAGAGATGTTGATGTCGTTGTATAAATCTGCTGCGAGTTGATTAGACCAAAGATTGGCTTGGTCGAGGGTGCCGAAGTGGAGGTCGCTGAGGTGGAGGATGTGCATGAGGGAAGTGAAGATGAGCTGAATTGGTGGAATTTTGAGTTGAGTTTCTGGGACAAGGATTGCTTCAGTAAGGGTGTAGTTGTAGAATTTGCAGCGCTCTTGAATTGCAGCAATTGTATTGAGTACCCAACGAAGTAAACTACTGTCTACAGTTGTTAATAGAAACTCACACAAACGAGGCAGTATCTTAGGGCTACTGCATTTTTCTAATGCCTCAGTTGCACTGCGACGCACCCAAAACTCTTCATCTTTCAAAGCCTCAAGCAGAGCTGGAATAGCAATCTCATTTCCAATCCACCCTAACGTTTGAGCAACACTTTTCCGAACCGTGTAATCCTTATCTTTCAAAGCCTCAAGCAAAGCTGGAATCGTAATATCACTGCCGATATGACCTAAGGCAAAACTGGCACGTAGCCGAACATGAGGGTGTTCGTCTTTCAAAGCTTCAAGCAAAGCTGGAATCGCAATCTCACTGCCGATATTGCCTAAGGCTGAGGTGGCACACATACGAACACCGTAGTTTTTATCTTTCAAAGCTTCCAGCAGAGCTGGAATAGCAACCTCACTGCGGGTATCCTCTAACGCCTCGGCAGCTCTCCTCCGAACATGAGAGTCTTTATCTTTCAAAGCTTGCAACAGAATAAAAATTGCCGACTCATCGCCAATCCTGTACAAGGCAGAGGCGGCACGCATACGAATACAGGCATCTTTATCTCTCACTGCTTCAAGCAAAGCTGGAATCGCAATCTCACTACCGATTAGCCCTAATGCATAGATAGCACGCTCACGAACCTGAGAGTCTTGATGCTTTAGAGCATGGTGGAGCAGAACAGATATTGCTGACTGATTGCCCATGCTGCCGAGTCTTCCCAATCCAAGAGTAGCATTGACACGAACGATAGAGGCTTCATCATTCAAGGCTTTGAACAAAGCCGAAAATGCAAGATCACAATCGATTCTTTCTAATACACTGAGAACGGTTTGACGAACAGTGGGTGATTTGTGTTCTAGAGATTGGAGCAAAGCTGAGATAGCAGCATCATTACCAATTTTTTCCAATGCCCAAGTAGCATGCATAGTTACACCAGAATCTTCGTCATTCAAGGCTTGAAGCAGAGCTGGAATTGCAGCCTTACCACCTATTTGCCCTAACATCTCTACGGCATTTTGACGAACAAGAGAATTTTCATCATTCAAGGCATTAAGTAGAGTCATAATGGTAGTTTCACTCCCAATTTGCCCCAACGCATAGATAGCACTCTCACGAACTTGAGAGTCTTCATGCTCTATACCTTGGAGCGGAGCAAAAATTGCACCATCAGAACGTGTTACACCAAGAAGTAAAATCTTAAATTGTTGGCAAATTTCTAAGCTAGCAACTAAACTAACTGCTGCCTTTTGAAATTCAAGTTTTACGGCTCCTGCCAACCTCGCCCCCAACCTCAAATCCACCTCTAAGGCTAACTTCACCACTCGTACCGCCTGCGCCTCATCCTCTACCAACTCCAGCATCAGTGCCAGGGGTTCTGTCCATTTCAGATAATTCAGATACTCCCGTTTCAATTCGTCATCACTGAGACTTGGTAATAGCTTCAGCAGAGTTTCTGCCGTGCAATGTTCCTGAATTAATTGATGGCGAAACTCTATCTGATTCTTGGTTCCCAGTTGCAGCAGGTGATACTTAAGTAAATCTGCTAGCCATTCCATAGCGCAGTTACGGGGTTGAGCAAACCCCTCATTCCGTAGATAGGCTGTTAAAATTTCCTCTGCCTCGTGTCGGGAAATAGCAACTTGTAATTCCGTCGCCTCCCGCCCCTGTGTCATTCTCCAAGCAAGATGCTGCAACATTAACTGACACCAGCGCCGCGACTCATCACTAACCGGGACATCCTGTTTCAGCTTGTCATAATAACTCTGAGTGAACTGACGAAACACTAAACCCAAATTCGGCGGCACCTTCCCCATAGCCCTAAACAGGGAACACAGCATCCACAACAGCAGAGGTGTTTGC contains the following coding sequences:
- a CDS encoding S1 RNA-binding domain-containing protein, yielding MNSKSTSSQDAKSSFSMDDFAKALEQHDYQFHKGQVVRGKVETHESDGAYVDIGGKSLAFLPVDEASLRRVTDLSIVLPLQEERDFLIIREQDADGQVTLSVRQMEIKQAWDNLADMQEANQTVQARVTGINKGGVTVEVQGLRGFIPRSHLVERDNLESLVGEKLTASFLEVSADTNKLVLSQRQATRSVAITQIEVGQLVEGKITGVKPFGVFVDLDGITGLLHIKQVSQTYIESLASLFQVGQVIKALIVDIDEGKGRVSLSTRVLENHPGEVLENMAEVMESAESRSERARKNLTR
- a CDS encoding HEAT repeat domain-containing protein, producing the protein MIDWKPYLEALCNQYAQWWKVYTLTDVVGRQRVEVESPLLLDFMVETVQPAKGEAGEAQQKAERLGVLEGLWKYAADHVLLVGRPGSGKSTALARLLLEEAQASREINSLADSRIPVLVELRYYQTSVLDLIRDFLKQHGLFLNTSEIERLLFEKQFLLLVDGINELPSEAARRDLKAFRQTNAATPMIFTTRDLGVGGDLDIAKKLEMQPLSEAQMQQFVRAYLPQQGEQMLRQLGDRLRELGQTPLLLWMLCSLFRAMGKVPPNLGLVFRQFTQSYYDKLKQDVPVSDESRRWCQLMLQHLAWRMTQGREATELQVAISRHEAEEILTAYLRNEGFAQPRNCAMEWLADLLKYHLLQLGTKNQIEFRHQLIQEHCTAETLLKLLPSLSDDELKREYLNYLKWTEPLALMLELVEDEAQAVRVVKLALEVDLRLGARLAGAVKLEFQKAAVSLVASLEICQQFKILLLGVTRSDGAIFAPLQGIEHEDSQVRESAIYALGQIGSETTIMTLLNALNDENSLVRQNAVEMLGQIGGKAAIPALLQALNDEDSGVTMHATWALEKIGNDAAISALLQSLEHKSPTVRQTVLSVLERIDCDLAFSALFKALNDEASIVRVNATLGLGRLGSMGNQSAISVLLHHALKHQDSQVRERAIYALGLIGSEIAIPALLEAVRDKDACIRMRAASALYRIGDESAIFILLQALKDKDSHVRRRAAEALEDTRSEVAIPALLEALKDKNYGVRMCATSALGNIGSEIAIPALLEALKDEHPHVRLRASFALGHIGSDITIPALLEALKDKDYTVRKSVAQTLGWIGNEIAIPALLEALKDEEFWVRRSATEALEKCSSPKILPRLCEFLLTTVDSSLLRWVLNTIAAIQERCKFYNYTLTEAILVPETQLKIPPIQLIFTSLMHILHLSDLHFGTLDQANLWSNQLAADLYNDINISHLDALILSGDIANYSTDDEYKAAAQFLDNLRQDLPLNPEQIILVPGNHDLNWKLAKKAYKPVYREDYDGQLIDGHYIEESASVIGVRDETEYKQRFAHFSSFYKTIKQNPYPLEYDQQYTLDHLPEQNLLILGLNSAWELDHHYKTRASINTNALSNALTQIRRNLDYKNCLKIAVWHHPLDSAYSDRITDQGFLEQLAVNGFRLFLHGHIHKAETSLFRYDMSSDGRKLDRICAGTFGAPVREWVPGYPLQYNLLKFEDNQLTVYTRRREELNGAWKPDARWLQGAGKTPLDYYAIAL
- a CDS encoding dienelactone hydrolase family protein, producing MTESKIRTKNLKIANGDLEIAAYLAMPEGEGSFPGIVVLQEIFGVNAHIREVTERIAKEGYVAIAPAIFQRQAPGFETGYTPEDIQIGRQYKDQTQASELLGDIQAAINYLKALPEVKPVFGCIGFCFGGHVAYLAATLPDIKATASFYGAGVATNTPGGGEPTIARTKDIKGTLYAFFGMEDASIPVEQVDQIEAELEKHHIPHRVFRYDGAEHGFFCDHRASYNDTTAADAWKQVKQLFEHELQAA